GCTCGGGATCGAGCTGCTGGATCCGACGAAGATCGTCCCGGAGGAGCTCGTGCCGGTGCGCCGCATCGGCAAGCTCACGCTCAACCGCAACCCGACGAACTTCTTCGCCGAGACGGAGCAGGTCGCCTTCTGCGTCGCCAATGTCGTGCCGGGCATCGACTTCACCGATGACCCGCTGATGCAGGCGCGGCTCTTCTCCTACCTGGACACGCAGCTCACCCGGCTCGGCGGGCCGAACTTCGCGGAGATCCCCATCAACCGTCCGCTCGCGCCGGTGCACAACCACCAGCAGGACGGCTTCCACCGGCAGACGATCAACGCCGGCCGCGCCAACTACCACCCGAACTCGCTCGGAGGCGGCTGCCCGATGCTCTCCGTTGGCAACAAGGGTGGGTTCGTGCACCACCCGGAGAAGGTCGGTGGAGAGAAGGCGCGCGTGCGGAGCGAGTCCTTCGGAGACCACTTCAGCCAGGCCACGCTGTTCTTCCGCAGCCTCTCCAAGCCCGAGCAGGAGCACCTCATCGAGGCCCTCCTCTTCGAGCTGGGCAAGGTGGAGACAAAGGAGATCCGCCAGCGTGTCGTCGAGCGGATCCTCGCGAACATCGACGGGGAGCTGGTGAAGCGGGTGGCCGAGGGGCTCGGTCTGCCGGTGCCCAAGGCGTCCGTCACCCCGAAGGGGAAGCTGGAGAAGTCGCCGGCCCTCAGCATCGAGAACCTGAAGAAGGAGTCCATCCAGACGCGGCGCATCGCGGCGCTCGTCGCGGACGGGGTCGATGCCGCCGAGCTCACGAGCGTGCGGACGGCGCTCGAGAAGATGGGCGCGAAGGTCAAGGTCATCGCGAAGCGGCTCGGCACGGTAAAGGGGGCGGGGGGGCAGCCCGTGGAGGTCGACAAGAGCGCCCCGACGACGGCGTCCATCGAGTACGACGCCGTCTTCATCCCCGGGGGAGCGGCGAGCGTGGCGGTGCTGAAGAAGGATGGGGACGCGCTGCACTTCGTCCAGGAGGCCTACCGTCACTGCAAGGCGCTCGGGGCGTCGAAGGAGGGGCTCGAGCTCCTCCGGGCCGCGGGGATTTCCGTGAATGCTCCGGGTGTCGTCACGACCGAGGCGGGCGCGGACGGCGGCGCCTTCATCTCCACGTTCGTCGCGGCCATCGCGAAGCACCGTCACTGGGAGCGCGCCGACAAGGACAGCGTCCCGGCCTGAGCCCTCGCCGTCTCGCGGTTCCCCCTCTCCCGGCCCTGCTGGCTCCGGGGGAGGGGCCGTTTCGTTCCGTAGGACCCGAGCGGTTCATGTTGAAGGGAGACCGGATTGGTCTCATGCTGTGGCGCGAACTCCTCAGAGGGGTGAACCATGGCGACGAAGAAGACCAGCAAGGCAGCGGAGCGGATTCGGACGGTGGCCAAGAAGGTGGCGAAGAAGGTGGCCAGCAAGGCGCCGGCGAAGCGCCGCGCGAAGGTTCCGCCGATTCCGAAGGGCTACCATGTGATCACGCCGAGCCTCGTGGTGCGCGGCGCGGCGCAGGCAATCGAGTTCTACAAGAAGGCGTTCGGTGCGAAGGACCTGAACCGGATGACTGGACCGGACGGCAAGGTCCTGCACGCGGAGATCAAGATCGGCGATTCCATCGTGATGCTCGGGGACGAGTTCCCCAACATGGGGGCAAAGTCGCCCGAGTCCGTGGGCGGCACCTCGTCGAGCCTGCTGATCTACACGCGTGACGTGGATGCGCTGTTCAACCAGGCGGTGGCCGCGGGGGCGAAGGTCGCGATGCCCGTCTCCGACATGTTCTGGGGTGACCGCTA
The Archangium lipolyticum genome window above contains:
- a CDS encoding VOC family protein, translated to MATKKTSKAAERIRTVAKKVAKKVASKAPAKRRAKVPPIPKGYHVITPSLVVRGAAQAIEFYKKAFGAKDLNRMTGPDGKVLHAEIKIGDSIVMLGDEFPNMGAKSPESVGGTSSSLLIYTRDVDALFNQAVAAGAKVAMPVSDMFWGDRYGTVIDPFGHQWQLATHKENVSSKEMARRAAAAMSTPPQNG
- a CDS encoding catalase; the encoded protein is MSIDENSKVEALERNRADPTGRRMTTDQGIGIENTDDSLRVGARGPTLLEDFHFREKLTRFDHERIPERVVHARGSAAHGYFQVYESMAEYTKARFLQEPSLKTPVFVRFSTVAGSRGSADTVRDVRGFAVKFYTEEGNFDLVGNNIPVFFIQDGIKFPDVVHAVKPEPHHEMPQAASAHDSFWDFVSLMPESAHMIMWAMSDRALPRSYRMMEGFGVHTFRLVNAQGVSRFVKFHWKPLLGVASLVWDESQKLAGKDPDYHRRDLWEAIEQGDFPEYELGVQIIEESDVDKLGIELLDPTKIVPEELVPVRRIGKLTLNRNPTNFFAETEQVAFCVANVVPGIDFTDDPLMQARLFSYLDTQLTRLGGPNFAEIPINRPLAPVHNHQQDGFHRQTINAGRANYHPNSLGGGCPMLSVGNKGGFVHHPEKVGGEKARVRSESFGDHFSQATLFFRSLSKPEQEHLIEALLFELGKVETKEIRQRVVERILANIDGELVKRVAEGLGLPVPKASVTPKGKLEKSPALSIENLKKESIQTRRIAALVADGVDAAELTSVRTALEKMGAKVKVIAKRLGTVKGAGGQPVEVDKSAPTTASIEYDAVFIPGGAASVAVLKKDGDALHFVQEAYRHCKALGASKEGLELLRAAGISVNAPGVVTTEAGADGGAFISTFVAAIAKHRHWERADKDSVPA